In one window of Helianthus annuus cultivar XRQ/B chromosome 17, HanXRQr2.0-SUNRISE, whole genome shotgun sequence DNA:
- the LOC110922094 gene encoding uncharacterized protein LOC110922094 → MAETTTKRHRDAAGDTQTETPKRHKISYINEQQETTQELLDFFTNLPSSDPFLDFTQLQPGPDPDTNGESVDDNNDDKNSVIRHLLEASDDELGIPSRVDDSGDGDVTGGDDDVTGGGGDGGYGDFWLWELEDEAANYYTLLQSELFMQ, encoded by the coding sequence ATGGCGGAAACCACCACCAAACGCCACCGTGACGCCGCCGGCGACACCCAAACTGAAACCCCAAAACGCCATAAAATATCTTACATTAACGAACAACAAGAAACCACCCAAGAGTTACTAGATTTCTTCACCAATCTCCCATCATCCGACCCGTTTCTTGATTTCACCCAGTTACAACCCGGACCCGACCCGGATACAAATGGAGAATCAGTTGatgataataatgatgataaaaATAGTGTTATTAGAcaccttctagaagcttctgaTGATGAATTGGGGATACCCAGTAGGGTGGATGATAGTGGTGATGGTGACGTCACTGGTGGTGATGATGACGtcaccggtggtggtggtgatggtggttatGGGGATTTTTGGTTGTGGGAGCTTGAAGATGAGGCTGCTAATTATTACACTTTGTTGCAGAGTGAACTGTTTATGCAATAG